In a single window of the Raphanus sativus cultivar WK10039 chromosome 9, ASM80110v3, whole genome shotgun sequence genome:
- the LOC108833018 gene encoding probable galacturonosyltransferase 12 yields MQLHISPSLRHVTVVTGKGLREFIKVKVGSRRFSYQMMFYSLLFFTFLLRFVFVLSTVDTIDGDPSPCSSLACLGKRLKPKLLGRRVETGNVPEAMYQVLEQPLSEQELKGRSDIPQTLQDFMSEVKRSKSDAREFAQKLKEMVTLMEQRTRTAKIQEYLYRHVASSSIPKQLHCLALKLAHEHSINAAARLQLPEAELVPTLVDNNYFHFVLASDNILAASVVAKSLVQNSLRPHKIVLHIITDRKTYFPMQAWFSLHPLSPAIIEVKALHHFDWLSKGKVPVLEAMEKDQRVRSQFRGGSSVIVANNDENPVVVAAKLQALSPKYNSLMNHIRIHLPELFPSLNKVVFLDDDIVIQTDLSPLWDIDMDGKVNGAVETCRGEDKFVMSKKFKSYLNFSNPIIARHFDPEECAWAYGMNVFDLDAWRKTNISSTYYHWLDENLKSDLSLWQLGTLPPGLIAFHGHVQTIDPFWHMLGLGYQETTSFADAESAAVVHFNGRAKPWLDIAFPHLRPLWAKYLDSSDRFIKSCHIRAS; encoded by the exons ATGCAGTTGCATATATCTCCGAGCTTGAGACATGTGACGGTGGTGACAGGGAAAGGATTGAGAGAGTTCATAAAAGTGAAGGTGGGTTCTAGAAGATTCTCATATCAGATGATGTTttactctcttctcttcttcacttTTCTTCTCCGGTTCGTCTTTGTTCTCTCCACCGTTGATACTATCGACGGTGATCCCTCTCCTTGCTCCTCTCTTG CTTGCCTGGGGAAAAGACTGAAGCCAAAGCTTTTAGGAAGAAGAGTTGAGACTGGT AATGTTCCAGAAGCTATGTACCAAGTCTTGGAACAACCTTTAAGTGAACAAGAGCTAAAAGGAAGATCAGACATACCACAGACACTTCAAGATTTCATGTCCGAAGTCAAAAGAAGCAAATCAGACGCAAGAGAGTTTGCTCAAAAGCTTAAAGAAATGGTGACACTGATGGAACAGAGAACAAGAACGGCTAAGATCCAAGAGTATTTATACCGACACGTCGCATCAAGCAGCATACCGAAACAACTTCACTGTTTAGCTCTTAAACTAGCACACGAACACTCTATAAACGCAGCCGCACGTCTCCAGCTTCCAGAAGCAGAACTAGTCCCAACCTTAGTCGACAACAACTACTTTCACTTTGTCTTGGCGTCAGACAATATTCTTGCAGCCTCGGTAGTGGCTAAGTCTTTGGTTCAGAACTCTTTAAGACCTCATAAGATCGTTCTTCACATCataacggataggaagacttatTTCCCAATGCAAGCTTGGTTCTCACTGCATCCCCTGTCTCCAGCGATAATTGAGGTCAAGGCTTTGCatcattttgattggttatCGAAAGGGAAAGTTCCTGTTTTAGAAGCTATGGAGAAGGATCAGAGAGTGAGGTCTCAGTTCAGAGGCGGCTCATCGGTTATTGTGGCTAATAACGATGAAAAtcctgttgttgttgctgctaaGTTGCAAGCTCTTAGCCCTAAATACAACTCCTTGATGAATCATATCCGTATTCATCTACCAGAG TTGTTTCCGAGCCTAAACAAGGTTGTGTTTCTAGACGATGACATTGTGATCCAAACTGATTTATCACCACTTTGGGACATTGACATGGATGGGAAAGTTAATGGAGCAGTTGAGACATGTAGAGGAGAAGACAAGTTTGTCATGTCTAAGAAGTTCAAGAGTTACCTCAATTTCTCAAACCCAATAATTGCGAGACACTTCGACCCTGAGGAATGTGCTTGGGCTTACGGGATGAATGTGTTCGATCTAGATGCTTGGAGGAAGACTAACATAAGCTCCACTTACTATCATTGGCTCGACGAG AACTTAAAGTCGGACCTGAGTTTGTGGCAGCTGGGAACTTTACCTCCAGGGTTGATAGCTTTCCACGGCCATGTCCAGACAATAGATCCGTTCTGGCATATGCTTGGTCTCGGATACCAAGAGACCACAAGCTTTGCTGATGCTGAAAGTGCAGCTGTTGTTCATTTCAATGGAAGAGCTAAGCCTTGGCTTGATATAGCATTTCCTCATCTACGTCCTCTTTGGGCTAAGTATCTTGATTCCTCCGACAGGTTCATCAAGAGCTGTCACATTAGAGCATCATAA
- the LOC108823971 gene encoding transcription factor ILR3, whose translation MVSPENANWISEMIDEDYGSFTIQGPGFSWPLPQPIPAVSSLGVDGSAGNSEATKEPGSKKRTRCESSSAATSSKACREKLRRDRLNDKFMELGAILEPGNPPKTDKAAILVDAVRMVTQLRGEAQKLKDSNSSLQDKIKELKTEKNELRDEKQRLKTEKEKLEQQLKAMNAPQPSFFPAPPMMPTAFASAQGQAPGNKMVPVISYPGVAMWQFMPPASVDTSQDHVLRPPVA comes from the exons ATGGTGTCGCCCGAAAACGCAAATTGGATATCCGAAATGATCGATGAAGACTATGGGAGTTTCACAATCCAAGGTCCTGGCTTCTCCTGGCCTCTTCCCCAACCTATTCCCGCCGTTTCCAG CCTTGGAGTTGATGGCTCAGCTGGTAATTCAGAAGCCACCAAGGAACCTGGCTCTAAAAAGAG GACGAGATGTGAATCGTCCTCTGCAGCAACTAGCTCCAAAGCCTGTAGAGAGAAGCTGCGACGTGACAGGCTGAATGATAA GTTTATGGAGTTGGGTGCAATTTTGGAGCCAGGGAATCCTCCTAAAACAGACAAGGCTGCAATCCTGGTCGATGCTGTCCGCATGGTTACACAACTTCGTGGCGAGGCACAGAAGTTGAAGGACTCCAATTCAAGTCTTCAAGACAAAATCAAGGAGTTGAAG ACGGAGAAGAACGAGCTGCGAGATGAGAAGCAGAGGCTGAAGACAGAGAAAGAGAAGCTGGAGCAACAGCTGAAAGCCATGAATGCTCCTCAACCAAGCTTCTTCCCAGCCCCACCTATGATGCCAACTGCTTTTGCTTCTGCGCAAGGCCAAGCTCCCGGAAACAAGATGGTGCCAGTCATCAGTTACCCAGGAGTTGCCATGTGGCAGTTCATGCCTCCTGCTTCAGTCGATACTTCTCAGGATCACGTCCTTCGTCCACCAGTTGCTTAA
- the LOC108828493 gene encoding kinesin-like protein KIN-14N: MVGAMANNGRIRSAFPVANGSKDLTSNSAPASTAGSEYGPVEFSREDVEALLNERIKYKSKFNYKERCENMMDYIKRLRLCIRWFQELELDYAFEQEKLKNALEMNEKHCADMEASLRNKEEELNMIIEELRKNFESAQIQLAKEQTEKLAANDSLGEEKEARLAVEKAQAGLTEELGKAQGELQTANQRIQSVNDMYKLLQEYNSSLQLYNSKLQGDLDEAHETIKRGEKERTAIVENIGNLKGQFSALQDQLAASKASQDDIMKQKAELLNEVASLKVELQQAKDERDHHLTELKTLQTEAAKYNDFKDTIAELEATCSSQSNQIRDLHDQLVSSDRQLQMSDLTTFEKMNEFEEQKQTIIDLKSRVEEAELKLVEGEKLRKKLHNTILELKGNIRVFCRVRPLLPGENNGDEGKIISYPASLELLGRGIDLMQNAQKHSFTFDKVFVPNTSQEDVFIEISQLVQSALDGYKVCIFAYGQTGSGKTYTMMGKPGNVEEKGLIPRCLEQIFETRQSLRSQGWKYELQVSMLEIYNETIRDLLSTNKEAVRTDNGVSPQKHAIKHDAHGNTHVAELTILDVKSSREVSFLLDHAARNRSVGKTQMNEQSSRSHFVFTLRISGVNESTEQQVQGVLNLIDLAGSERLSKSGSTGDRLKETQAINKSLSSLGDVIFALGKKEDHVPFRNSKLTYLLQPCLGGDSKTLMFVNIAPESSSTGESLCSLRFAARVNACEIGTPRRQTNIKQLDRLSLG; this comes from the exons ATGGTGGGGGCGATGGCAAACAATGGAAGAATCCGGTCAGCTTTCCCGGTGGCAAATGGGTCAAAAGATCTGACGTCGAACAGTGCTCCGGCGAGCACGGCGGGATCTGAATATGGTCCGGTTGAGTTCAGTAGAGAAGACGTTGAAGCTCTTCTTAATGAGAGAATCAAGTACAAAAGCAAGTTCAACTACAAG GAGAGATGCGAGAATATGATGGATTATATAAAAAGACTTAGACTTTGCATTAGATGGTTTCAAGAACTCGAGCTTGATTATGCTTTTGAGCAAGAGAAGTTGAAGAATGCCTTGGAAATGAATGAGAAGCATTGTGCTGATATGG AGGCTAGCTTGAGAAACAAAGAAGAGGAGTTGAATATGATAATTGAGGAGCTGAGGAAGAACTTTGAATCTGCTCAAATTCAACTTGCCAAGGAACAAACAGAGAAGCTA GCTGCAAATGATTCTCTTGGGGAAGAGAAAGAAGCAAGACTTGCTGTTGAAAAGGCACAAGCTGGTCTCACAGAAGAGCTAGGAAAAGCACAGGGAGAGCTTCAAACAGCTAATCAAAGG ATACAATCGGTGAATGACATGTACAAACTGTTGCAAGAGTATAACTCAAGCTTGCAGCTGTACAACAGCAAGCTGCAAGGCGATCTTGATGAAGCTCACGAAACTATAAAGCGGGGCGAGAAAGAAAGGACTGCCATTGTTGAAAATATTGGCAACTTGAAGGGTCAGTTCTCAGCATTGCAGGATCAACTTGCTGCTTCAAAG GCCTCTCAAGATGATATCATGAAGCAGAAAGCTGAACTGTTAAACGAAGTTGCGAGTCTCAAGGTGGAGCTTCAGCAGGCTAAAGATGAACGTGATCACCATTTGACGGAATTAAAAACTTTACAAACCGAGGCAGCCAAGTACAATGACTTCAAAGACACCATAGCTGAGCTTGAG GCTACTTGTTCTTCCCAGAGTAACCAGATACGAGACTTGCATGATCAACTAGTATCTTCTGATAGGCAACTGCAG ATGTCTGATCTAACTACATTTGAGAAGATGAATGAGTTTGAAGAGCAGAAGCAAACCATTATCGATCTGAAAAGTCGTGTAGAAGAAGCAGAGCTTAAACTCGTTGAAGGAGAAAAGCTACGGAAGAAGCTGCACAATACTATTCTT GAACTGAAAGGGAACATACGTGTGTTCTGTAGAGTAAGACCTCTACTGCCAGGAGAGAACAACGGTGATGAGGGGAAAATCATTTCTTACCCAGCATCACTAGAACTACTTGGTCGTGGTATTGACCTGATGCAAAACG CGCAAAAGCATTCGTTTACATTTGATAAGGTCTTTGTGCCTAACACATCACAAGAAGACGTTTTCATAGAGATTTCTCAACTTGTTCAAAGTGCTCTAGATGGTTACAAGGTGTGCATTTTCGCATACGGACAAACCGGTTCGGGAAAAACTTACACGATGATGGGTAAGCCAGGGAACGTCGAGGAGAAAGGACTGATCCCTCGTTGTTTGGAGCAGATATTTGAAACGAGGCAGTCTCTTCGTTCTCAAGGTTGGAAATACGAACTGCAG GTTTCTATGTTGGAAATTTACAATGAAACTATCAGAGACCTCTTGTCTACGAACAAAGAAGCAGTGAGAACGGACAATGGTGTATCTCCGCAGAAACATGCTATTAAACATGATGCTCATGGGAACACGCATGTCGCTGAGCTTACTATTTTGGATGTTAAAAGCTCTCGAGAGGTTTCCTTCCTCTTAGATCACGCTGCTCGTAACAG atcgGTAGGGAAGACTCAGATGAACGAGCAATCGTCAAGAAGCCATTTTGTTTTCACACTAAGAATCTCTGGTGTCAATGAG AGTACTGAGCAACAAGTACAAGGAGTCTTGAACCTGATTGATCTTGCGGGGAGTGAGCGTTTATCAAAGAGTGGATCAACAGGAGACAGACTTAAAGAAACCCAG gcAATCAACAAAAGCTTGTCATCTCTTGGGGATGTCATTTTCGCATTAGGAAAAAAGGAAGACCATGTTCCATTCCGAAACTCGAAGCTCACTTATCTTCTCCAG CCTTGCTTAGGAGGTGACTCAAAGACACTAATGTTTGTGAACATTGCACCGGAATCTTCATCGACCGGTGAGTCACTCTGCTCGCTTAGATTTGCAGCGAGAGTAAATGCTTGTGAGATTGGAACTCCACGAAGGCAGACTAACATCAAACAGTTGGATCGTTTGAGCCTTGgatga
- the LOC108853772 gene encoding ETHYLENE INSENSITIVE 3-like 3 protein isoform X2 — MLLIFLILISSYTSLLMAANPKLFSRLEIRPVFIGCRGQAARVGSLFWWICSWMENVPDDLASDNVAEVDVSGKYIDAVDLERRLWKDRVRLKRIKERTNKTGSQAKRPRRSLTNKTVVNSDNDVDGTEEASGSLTATSQPVRDQDKAEKHRRRKRPRSRSEAEQRNVIPDMNHVDASART; from the exons ATGCTACTCATCTTTCTCATACTCATCTCTTCCTACACATCTCTCTTGATGGCTGCTAACCCGAAATTGTTTTCTCGACTTGAAATCCGGCCGGTTTTCATCGGTTGTCGAGGCCAGGCTGCTCGGGTGGGGAGCTTATTCTGGTGGATTTGCTCATG GATGGAGAATGTGCCTGATGACTTAGCTAGCGACAACGTAGCCGAGGTTGACGTGAGCGGTAAATACATTGACGCAGTAGACCTCGAGAGACGGCTGTGGAAGGATCGTGTACGCCTCAAAAGAATCAAAGAACGTACCAACAAAACCGGTTCCCAAGCGAAGCGCCCAAGAAGATCTCTGACCAACAAAACTGTGGTGAACAGTGACAATGATGTTGACGGGACAGAGGAGGCTTCAGGTTCATTAACAGCCACCTCGCAGCCAGTAAGAGATCAAGATAAAGCAGAGAAACACAGGAGAAGGAAAAGACCAAGAAGCAGATCagaagctgaacagagaaatgTTATACCTGACATGAATCATGTTGATGCCTCTGCTAGGACATAA
- the LOC108853772 gene encoding ETHYLENE INSENSITIVE 3-like 3 protein isoform X1, producing the protein MLLIFLILISSYTSLLMAANPKLFSRLEIRPVFIGCRGQAARVGSLFWWICSWWMMENVPDDLASDNVAEVDVSGKYIDAVDLERRLWKDRVRLKRIKERTNKTGSQAKRPRRSLTNKTVVNSDNDVDGTEEASGSLTATSQPVRDQDKAEKHRRRKRPRSRSEAEQRNVIPDMNHVDASART; encoded by the exons ATGCTACTCATCTTTCTCATACTCATCTCTTCCTACACATCTCTCTTGATGGCTGCTAACCCGAAATTGTTTTCTCGACTTGAAATCCGGCCGGTTTTCATCGGTTGTCGAGGCCAGGCTGCTCGGGTGGGGAGCTTATTCTGGTGGATTTGCTCATGGTGGAT GATGGAGAATGTGCCTGATGACTTAGCTAGCGACAACGTAGCCGAGGTTGACGTGAGCGGTAAATACATTGACGCAGTAGACCTCGAGAGACGGCTGTGGAAGGATCGTGTACGCCTCAAAAGAATCAAAGAACGTACCAACAAAACCGGTTCCCAAGCGAAGCGCCCAAGAAGATCTCTGACCAACAAAACTGTGGTGAACAGTGACAATGATGTTGACGGGACAGAGGAGGCTTCAGGTTCATTAACAGCCACCTCGCAGCCAGTAAGAGATCAAGATAAAGCAGAGAAACACAGGAGAAGGAAAAGACCAAGAAGCAGATCagaagctgaacagagaaatgTTATACCTGACATGAATCATGTTGATGCCTCTGCTAGGACATAA